The Caproicibacterium lactatifermentans genome contains a region encoding:
- a CDS encoding aspartate carbamoyltransferase regulatory subunit translates to MLNIDSLQTGIVIDHIEAGTSMRIYDLLQLEKLDCCVAVIKNARSSKYGRKDIIKIEGNVDVDLDVLGFLDPNVTVNYIENGHIAKKKTPTLPKYIKNVIKCKNPRCITTIEEGIDQVFQLCDEKTRRYRCIYCEQEYKRPVD, encoded by the coding sequence ATGCTGAATATTGATTCTTTACAGACAGGCATTGTCATAGACCATATCGAGGCCGGCACCAGTATGCGTATTTACGACCTGCTGCAGCTGGAAAAGCTGGACTGCTGTGTTGCTGTCATTAAAAATGCGCGCAGCAGCAAGTACGGCCGCAAAGATATTATTAAAATAGAGGGCAACGTAGATGTCGATTTGGACGTCCTGGGCTTTTTGGATCCAAACGTAACCGTTAACTATATTGAAAACGGACATATTGCGAAGAAAAAAACGCCGACACTGCCCAAGTATATTAAGAATGTTATCAAATGTAAAAATCCCCGCTGTATTACAACCATAGAAGAAGGCATTGACCAGGTTTTTCAGCTGTGTGACGAAAAAACACGCCGCTACCGCTGCATTTACTGCGAACAGGAATACAAGCGTCCTGTGGATTGA
- the pyrB gene encoding aspartate carbamoyltransferase → MVRHLIDPLDLSVSEIDDLLNLADDISAHPQKYAHACDGKKLATLFYEPSTRTRLSFETAMLNMGGSVMGFHSASTSSATKGESVADTIRVVSCFADICAMRHPKEGAPRRAAHFSKIPVINAGDGGHQHPTQTLTDLMTIRCKKSRLHDLTIGLCGDLKFGRTVHSLIKSLARYSGIRFILISPEELRVPGYIIDEVLRPQNIPFQEVRSLDEVLPKLDILYMTRVQKERFFNEEDYVRLKDSYVLTAEKMKAAKPDMYVLHPLPRVNEISLDVDDDPRAAYFDQVQNGVYVRQALILRLLGVKLPC, encoded by the coding sequence ATGGTAAGACATCTAATCGACCCGTTAGACCTGTCCGTTTCTGAAATTGATGATTTGCTGAACCTTGCAGATGACATTTCTGCGCATCCCCAGAAGTACGCACATGCCTGCGACGGAAAAAAGCTGGCAACTTTGTTCTATGAACCAAGTACCCGCACCCGCCTCAGCTTTGAAACCGCCATGCTGAACATGGGCGGCAGCGTTATGGGCTTTCATTCTGCTTCAACCTCCTCCGCAACCAAAGGGGAAAGTGTAGCAGACACCATTCGAGTAGTTTCCTGCTTCGCGGATATCTGTGCTATGCGTCACCCCAAAGAGGGTGCACCCCGCCGAGCCGCACACTTTTCCAAAATTCCGGTTATCAATGCCGGTGACGGTGGTCACCAGCACCCCACACAGACACTGACGGACCTGATGACCATTCGCTGCAAAAAAAGCCGCTTGCATGACTTAACCATCGGTTTGTGCGGTGACCTGAAGTTTGGCCGTACGGTACATTCCCTGATAAAGTCATTGGCACGCTATTCTGGCATTCGGTTTATCCTCATTTCACCGGAAGAGCTGCGGGTACCCGGCTATATTATTGACGAAGTCCTGCGGCCGCAGAATATTCCATTCCAAGAGGTCAGAAGTCTGGATGAGGTCCTGCCAAAGCTGGATATCCTGTATATGACCCGAGTCCAGAAGGAACGCTTCTTTAACGAAGAGGACTATGTCCGTCTGAAGGACAGCTATGTGCTAACGGCGGAAAAAATGAAAGCAGCCAAACCGGATATGTACGTTCTGCACCCGCTGCCGCGTGTCAATGAAATCTCACTGGACGTAGATGACGACCCGCGTGCCGCCTACTTTGACCAGGTCCAGAACGGTGTTTATGTGCGCCAGGCTTTGATTTTAAGACTGCTGGGGGTGAAGCTGCCATGCTGA
- a CDS encoding aminopeptidase P family protein — MTVAEKLEALRQQMTQHGADAVILPTSDPHMSEYIPAHWESRRWFSGFTGDAGTLVVTKKESCLWTDGRFFIQADQQLKGTPIRLMRMREPGVPTVGAYLAKAIPGGKVAVDGRIFSELEAENVQKELDTTGAKLISLDLVADVWKEDRPALPETPVYLLEDRYSGCTCADKLAQVRAELKKAGADAQLYSLLDDVAWATNLRAADVDYNPFAIAFLLVTTEKAYLYLDKKRIQASAADYLAKSGVEVRPYNKLEEDLRAGAAAGTVLVSRANTSFDICTCLAENKDRKLVAGGDIITNLKAVKNKTECANMRICHVYDGVALVRFKMELERRMAAGEPLTEWDAAEIAHKYRAQQPDNRGESFETIAAYGPNAAMMHYGPTKEQHSDLQPKSFLLVDSGGQYLTGTTDVTRTFAMGPLTQEEKECFTWVLKCHIDLADAKFPQGTTGHELDALSRVQVWKHGLDYRCGTGHGVGYMGAVHEGPHSFRSAIPLVPGMTITDEPGIYMEGKFGIRTENTLEVVMDEKTEYGQFYAFHPLTMFPIDHTAILPELLSSDEIAYLDRYHATVYQTLAPHLTAEEQAWLKNACRPLCQK, encoded by the coding sequence ATGACTGTTGCTGAAAAATTAGAGGCGCTGCGTCAGCAGATGACACAGCATGGGGCAGATGCGGTAATTTTGCCGACCAGCGACCCGCACATGAGTGAATACATTCCGGCACACTGGGAGTCTCGGCGGTGGTTTTCCGGTTTTACCGGAGATGCCGGCACACTGGTTGTTACGAAAAAGGAGAGCTGTTTGTGGACAGACGGCCGCTTCTTTATTCAGGCGGACCAACAGCTGAAGGGCACACCGATTCGGCTGATGCGTATGCGTGAACCCGGTGTTCCTACTGTTGGCGCCTATCTTGCAAAGGCAATTCCCGGGGGAAAAGTGGCGGTGGACGGCCGCATTTTTTCGGAGCTGGAAGCTGAAAATGTACAGAAGGAACTGGATACCACCGGTGCTAAACTCATCAGTTTGGACCTCGTAGCGGACGTGTGGAAAGAGGACCGTCCGGCGCTGCCGGAAACACCGGTTTACTTGCTGGAGGACCGCTATTCGGGCTGCACCTGTGCGGACAAGCTGGCACAGGTTCGTGCAGAGCTTAAAAAGGCCGGAGCAGATGCACAGCTGTATAGCCTGCTGGACGATGTTGCGTGGGCAACCAATCTACGTGCCGCAGATGTTGACTATAATCCTTTTGCCATTGCATTCCTACTGGTCACGACAGAAAAAGCATACCTGTATCTTGACAAAAAGCGGATTCAGGCATCAGCCGCGGATTATCTTGCAAAATCCGGCGTAGAGGTACGTCCCTACAACAAGCTGGAAGAGGACCTGCGTGCTGGTGCTGCTGCCGGAACCGTGCTGGTCAGCCGGGCAAACACCAGTTTTGATATTTGCACCTGCTTAGCAGAAAACAAGGACCGGAAGTTAGTGGCCGGCGGGGACATCATTACCAACCTGAAGGCAGTGAAAAACAAGACAGAATGTGCCAATATGCGCATTTGCCATGTTTACGACGGTGTTGCACTGGTACGCTTCAAAATGGAACTGGAGCGCCGCATGGCAGCGGGGGAGCCACTGACCGAATGGGATGCTGCGGAAATTGCCCACAAGTACCGTGCACAGCAGCCGGACAACCGCGGCGAAAGCTTTGAAACCATTGCGGCCTACGGCCCGAATGCAGCGATGATGCACTATGGCCCCACAAAAGAGCAGCACTCTGACCTACAGCCGAAGAGCTTTCTGCTGGTGGATTCCGGCGGACAGTACCTGACCGGCACGACGGACGTGACGCGTACATTCGCCATGGGCCCGCTGACACAGGAAGAAAAAGAATGCTTTACATGGGTGCTGAAGTGCCATATCGATTTGGCAGACGCCAAATTCCCGCAGGGCACTACCGGTCATGAGCTGGACGCTCTTTCCCGTGTGCAGGTGTGGAAGCACGGGCTGGATTATCGCTGCGGCACCGGCCACGGCGTGGGATACATGGGTGCTGTACATGAAGGCCCGCACAGCTTCCGGTCCGCGATTCCGCTGGTTCCCGGCATGACTATCACCGATGAACCGGGTATCTATATGGAAGGCAAGTTCGGCATTCGTACGGAAAATACGCTGGAAGTTGTTATGGACGAAAAAACGGAATACGGTCAGTTTTACGCGTTCCACCCGCTGACCATGTTCCCCATAGACCATACGGCTATTCTGCCGGAGCTGCTTTCCAGTGATGAAATTGCTTATCTCGACCGCTACCATGCCACTGTTTACCAAACACTGGCACCGCATCTGACAGCGGAGGAACAGGCATGGCTGAAGAACGCCTGCCGTCCGCTTTGCCAAAAATAA
- a CDS encoding citrate/2-methylcitrate synthase, protein MVKTNTAGDFFEITPKIRELTQLSVQHDALDPSLYMKYDVKRGLRDINGEGVLCGLTDISEVRAKKIVNDKKVPIPGELYYRGISINDLTRGFLTENRFGFEETAYLLLFGELPSAGQLEEFRGLLNKYRTLPTNFVRDIIMKAPSCDMMNTLARSVLTLYAYDERANDTSVENTLRQCIEMIALFPQLAVYGYQAYAHNADSSQPFFIHTPRDNLSTAENILYMLRIDNKYSELEARILDLALVLHAEHGGGNNSTFTTHVVASSGTDSYSVIAAALSSLKGPKHGGANIKVVQMFSDMMEKVHDWNDEEEVGCYLRKLLHGEAFDHKGLIYGMGHAVYSISDPRALIFQKFVEKLSEEKGRQKEYDLYAMVAQLAPKIIGQERKTYKGVSANIDFYSGFVYYMLGLPIELFTPVFAMARIAGWSAHLLEERINGGKIIRPAYKSVAQHRPYVPFSQRQ, encoded by the coding sequence TTGGTTAAAACAAATACTGCCGGTGATTTCTTTGAAATTACACCAAAAATTAGAGAACTGACACAGCTAAGTGTACAGCATGATGCCCTTGACCCCTCCCTTTACATGAAGTACGATGTAAAACGCGGCCTGCGTGATATCAATGGGGAAGGCGTGCTCTGCGGACTGACTGACATCAGTGAGGTACGGGCAAAGAAGATTGTAAACGACAAAAAGGTTCCTATCCCCGGCGAATTATACTACCGCGGCATTTCCATCAATGACCTAACACGCGGCTTTCTTACGGAAAACCGCTTCGGTTTTGAAGAAACAGCATATCTTCTGCTGTTTGGTGAGCTGCCTTCAGCCGGTCAGCTGGAGGAATTTCGCGGATTGCTGAACAAATACCGCACACTTCCGACCAATTTTGTGCGGGATATTATTATGAAAGCGCCCAGCTGCGACATGATGAATACATTGGCACGCAGTGTGCTGACACTGTATGCCTATGACGAGCGCGCCAATGACACCAGTGTGGAAAATACGCTGCGTCAGTGTATTGAGATGATTGCGCTGTTCCCGCAGCTGGCGGTTTACGGCTATCAGGCGTATGCCCATAATGCGGACTCCAGTCAGCCGTTTTTCATTCATACCCCGCGTGATAACCTTTCCACGGCGGAAAATATTCTGTATATGCTACGTATCGACAACAAATACAGTGAGCTGGAGGCACGTATTCTGGACCTCGCTTTGGTGCTGCACGCTGAGCACGGCGGCGGCAACAACTCTACCTTTACAACACACGTTGTCGCCTCTTCCGGTACAGATTCTTACTCTGTCATTGCGGCGGCGCTCAGTTCCCTGAAAGGCCCGAAACACGGCGGTGCCAATATCAAGGTCGTGCAGATGTTTTCAGACATGATGGAAAAAGTGCATGACTGGAACGATGAGGAAGAGGTCGGCTGTTATCTGCGGAAGCTGCTGCACGGCGAAGCCTTTGACCACAAGGGACTAATATATGGCATGGGACACGCTGTATACAGCATCAGTGACCCGCGCGCCCTCATTTTCCAGAAATTCGTTGAAAAACTGTCCGAGGAAAAGGGCAGGCAGAAAGAGTACGACCTGTATGCTATGGTGGCGCAGCTGGCACCCAAAATTATCGGACAGGAACGGAAAACATACAAAGGCGTCAGCGCAAATATCGATTTTTATTCCGGCTTCGTTTATTATATGCTGGGCCTGCCTATCGAGCTGTTTACGCCAGTCTTTGCCATGGCGCGTATCGCGGGCTGGAGTGCACATTTGCTGGAGGAACGCATTAACGGCGGCAAAATTATCCGTCCGGCCTACAAATCGGTTGCACAGCACCGGCCGTATGTGCCGTTTTCGCAGCGGCAGTAA
- a CDS encoding CFI-box-CTERM domain-containing protein, whose translation MNYQIIHCPYCGLELHVPEETGKIVCMYCAKPIDLKSLFASTTLEPDGGMRLQHALTALEPSLFRFEKEEPAFTKKDYPTCFAAYSSRLGIALNALHGGTEEDCESFAHAIMSRIADELVTRHVRSSRSGAFFAYRMMITVYLLPVLHDSPVPEASPVLESFLKIWNSRYPEEPLNAVGFDKINTGWRKHGCYITTAVCHSLRKPDNCDELQTLRRFRDSWLLHQPGGHLLVQEYYTFAPTIAEAIDASPSRAQTYRSLWEQAIFPCVQDVHAGRNARCLQRYTCMMLHLEQAYLS comes from the coding sequence ATGAATTATCAAATCATACACTGCCCTTACTGCGGGCTGGAACTGCATGTGCCGGAAGAAACCGGAAAAATCGTCTGTATGTATTGTGCCAAGCCGATTGACCTTAAGTCCCTGTTTGCTTCCACAACGCTGGAACCAGACGGAGGAATGCGGCTGCAGCATGCCCTCACCGCACTGGAGCCCTCTTTGTTCCGGTTTGAAAAGGAAGAACCCGCTTTTACCAAAAAAGACTATCCCACCTGTTTTGCCGCCTACAGCAGCCGCCTTGGCATTGCCCTGAATGCCCTGCACGGCGGTACAGAGGAAGACTGTGAGTCCTTTGCCCATGCCATAATGTCCCGCATTGCGGACGAGCTGGTAACACGCCATGTCCGTAGCAGCCGCAGCGGTGCTTTTTTTGCTTACCGCATGATGATAACGGTCTATCTGCTGCCCGTACTGCATGACAGTCCGGTACCGGAGGCGTCCCCTGTGCTGGAATCTTTCCTGAAAATATGGAACAGCAGGTATCCTGAAGAACCGCTGAATGCCGTTGGCTTTGATAAAATTAACACTGGTTGGCGCAAGCACGGGTGCTATATTACCACGGCTGTCTGTCACTCCCTGCGCAAGCCGGACAACTGTGACGAACTGCAGACGCTGCGCCGCTTTCGTGACAGCTGGCTTCTGCATCAGCCGGGAGGTCATCTTCTGGTACAGGAATACTACACGTTTGCACCGACGATTGCAGAAGCCATTGATGCTTCCCCCAGCCGCGCACAGACTTACCGTTCCCTTTGGGAACAGGCTATATTCCCCTGTGTGCAGGATGTCCATGCAGGAAGAAACGCTCGCTGCCTGCAGCGCTACACCTGCATGATGCTGCATTTGGAACAAGCCTATCTTTCTTAA
- a CDS encoding glycoside hydrolase family 13 protein, with protein sequence MNLQGFCHIPKSNYAYAYTDKDLDIRLRTAKDDCTEVWVVISLKHRWQDKKAYKMEKIFSDRLFDYYQYRFHTEDSRLGYYFEVSDGTQTLVYSESGFTDTFDDQNAYFHYFQYPYINETDLHRIPDWVHSTIFYQIFVERFCNGDRTNDPKPLTPWGQPPKSQSFYGGDLQGVLDKLPYLQELGVSGIYLTPIFQSPSNHKYDTTDYRKVDEMFGSKKLLCKLVQRAHEMGIRVVLDGVFNHSSWSFAPFQDVLERGEQSPYKDWFHIDSFPVGRFTEEEAHDYTKPLDLSRLNYRVFGTSPSMPKLNTENPELEAYLLNTVSMWTKDTGIDGWRLDVSDEVNHGFWRDFRKTVKAINPEALIIGENWHNAFPWLQGDQFDSVMNYPVTKSCIQFFARREVDAAQFTEDLSGFLMCNSEQADFAMLNLLDSHDTMRFLTWCGGDKRLLRMAVLFLFSYVGMPCIYYGSEIGMEGGGDPDCRRTFDWNRANWDEDLFHFYQRIIALRKKEKALQYGTIRMYAEEGVFYLIRACGESRLATVLNNTDQKKTIALQDDFEPLISTESWENGVLEPFSGCICRLF encoded by the coding sequence TTGAATCTCCAGGGTTTTTGTCATATTCCAAAAAGCAACTACGCTTATGCGTACACAGACAAGGATTTAGACATCCGGCTGCGTACGGCGAAGGACGACTGTACAGAGGTGTGGGTAGTAATTTCGCTGAAGCATCGCTGGCAGGATAAAAAAGCATATAAAATGGAGAAAATTTTCTCCGACCGGCTGTTTGATTACTACCAGTATCGTTTTCATACAGAGGATTCACGGCTGGGGTACTACTTTGAAGTGAGCGATGGTACCCAGACGCTGGTTTACTCGGAATCCGGTTTTACGGATACGTTTGATGACCAGAATGCCTATTTCCATTACTTTCAGTACCCGTATATCAATGAAACCGACCTGCACCGCATTCCGGACTGGGTACATTCCACCATTTTTTATCAGATTTTTGTGGAGCGCTTCTGCAATGGTGACCGCACGAATGACCCTAAACCGCTGACACCGTGGGGACAGCCGCCAAAATCGCAGAGCTTTTACGGCGGTGATTTGCAGGGGGTGCTGGACAAATTGCCATATCTGCAGGAACTTGGTGTGAGTGGAATTTACCTGACACCGATTTTCCAGTCACCCAGTAATCATAAATATGATACAACGGATTACCGTAAAGTGGATGAGATGTTCGGCAGCAAAAAACTGCTCTGTAAACTGGTGCAGCGGGCACATGAGATGGGCATCCGCGTTGTGCTGGATGGTGTGTTCAACCACAGCAGCTGGTCATTTGCACCGTTTCAGGATGTGCTGGAGCGCGGGGAGCAATCTCCTTACAAAGATTGGTTCCACATCGACAGCTTTCCGGTGGGGCGCTTCACTGAGGAAGAAGCGCATGATTACACCAAGCCGCTTGACCTTTCCCGCCTGAATTACCGCGTCTTTGGTACCAGCCCCAGTATGCCAAAACTCAACACGGAAAATCCGGAACTGGAAGCGTACCTTTTGAATACTGTTTCCATGTGGACAAAGGACACTGGCATTGACGGTTGGCGGTTGGATGTATCAGACGAAGTGAACCATGGCTTCTGGCGCGATTTTCGCAAGACCGTAAAGGCGATAAATCCAGAAGCATTGATTATAGGAGAAAATTGGCACAATGCTTTTCCATGGCTGCAGGGTGACCAGTTTGATAGCGTAATGAACTACCCAGTCACAAAGTCGTGCATCCAGTTTTTTGCCCGGCGGGAGGTGGACGCCGCACAGTTTACGGAAGACCTTTCCGGCTTCCTAATGTGCAATTCCGAGCAAGCCGATTTTGCCATGCTTAATCTTCTGGACAGTCATGATACTATGCGCTTTTTAACATGGTGCGGCGGGGATAAGCGCCTGCTGCGTATGGCAGTATTATTTTTGTTCAGTTATGTGGGGATGCCCTGCATTTATTATGGAAGTGAGATTGGCATGGAAGGCGGCGGTGACCCGGACTGCCGGCGAACATTTGACTGGAACCGTGCAAACTGGGACGAGGATTTGTTTCACTTCTATCAGAGAATCATTGCACTGCGCAAAAAAGAAAAAGCACTGCAGTATGGAACAATTCGTATGTATGCAGAAGAAGGTGTGTTTTACCTAATCAGAGCCTGCGGAGAAAGCAGGTTGGCAACTGTGCTGAATAACACGGACCAGAAAAAAACGATTGCCCTGCAGGATGATTTTGAACCGTTAATCAGTACAGAGAGTTGGGAAAATGGGGTTTTAGAGCCATTTAGCGGATGTATTTGCAGGCTGTTTTAA
- a CDS encoding maltose ABC transporter substrate-binding protein, with protein sequence MKSKRVLALTLSVLMAGSMAGCGKPLPQNAKTVSAAGSAAASSATGELKPESGAKLTFRTSSASQLNFAKAIAKKFEAKYGVPVTAEDGSVYDQNKTNLETVSGKGPDVFMSPHDKTIENQRAGLLLKLDGRITAKMKQDVSDIAMKTVTVDGGVYGVPVSVETYVMFYNKKLVKGAPATSFEQLLKESKSFNNASQNKFWFLSNVSEGATIYPMLSTYGYKPFGKDGTDNDKPDFDTPEFEKGLEVLKKYHDLMPAASGDLANWDFLTNQFVTGKTAYLISGPWNVKTLRDSKTDFGVAPLPTYDGKKETSFAFVQNAQVSAYSKYPNAAQLFAQYLVSDEGAELLYSDASCVTSRKDISKIKGLAQDKQLSAIVKCFNESTPMPTAKRISYFWTICANVGPSVFDGQMTPKAAATKAKSDWDSFLKEE encoded by the coding sequence ATGAAATCGAAAAGAGTGCTTGCATTAACACTCAGCGTATTGATGGCTGGTTCTATGGCGGGCTGCGGAAAGCCTTTGCCGCAAAACGCAAAAACCGTTTCTGCGGCGGGCAGCGCAGCCGCTTCCTCCGCGACCGGTGAACTGAAACCGGAAAGCGGCGCAAAACTGACGTTCCGTACCAGCAGCGCAAGCCAGCTGAATTTTGCAAAAGCGATTGCAAAGAAATTTGAGGCAAAGTACGGTGTGCCGGTTACTGCTGAGGACGGCAGCGTCTATGACCAGAACAAAACGAATCTGGAAACTGTCTCTGGCAAAGGACCGGATGTCTTTATGAGCCCGCATGACAAAACCATTGAGAATCAGCGGGCGGGGCTTCTGCTGAAGTTGGATGGCCGCATTACTGCAAAAATGAAGCAGGATGTCAGCGACATTGCCATGAAGACGGTCACCGTGGACGGCGGTGTTTACGGTGTCCCGGTCTCCGTTGAAACCTATGTGATGTTCTACAACAAGAAGCTGGTCAAAGGTGCTCCGGCGACAAGTTTTGAACAGCTATTGAAGGAGTCAAAGAGCTTTAACAACGCATCACAGAATAAATTCTGGTTCCTTTCTAATGTCAGTGAAGGTGCAACTATTTATCCAATGCTGAGTACATACGGCTACAAGCCTTTTGGAAAAGACGGCACAGACAATGACAAACCTGATTTTGATACACCAGAATTTGAAAAGGGCTTGGAGGTACTTAAAAAGTATCATGATTTGATGCCTGCCGCGTCCGGTGACCTTGCAAACTGGGATTTCCTGACCAATCAGTTTGTTACTGGTAAGACTGCCTATCTTATCAGCGGCCCATGGAACGTCAAGACATTACGTGACTCCAAGACCGATTTTGGTGTAGCGCCGCTGCCAACATATGACGGTAAGAAAGAAACTTCCTTCGCCTTTGTACAGAATGCACAGGTTTCCGCTTACAGCAAGTATCCGAATGCGGCACAGCTTTTTGCACAGTATCTGGTTTCTGATGAGGGTGCAGAACTGCTTTACTCTGATGCTTCCTGCGTTACTTCCCGCAAAGACATTTCCAAGATTAAGGGACTGGCACAGGACAAACAGCTCAGTGCCATTGTAAAATGCTTCAACGAATCCACTCCAATGCCGACGGCCAAGCGCATCAGTTACTTCTGGACGATTTGTGCCAACGTTGGACCTTCAGTTTTTGACGGCCAGATGACGCCGAAGGCTGCTGCGACCAAGGCAAAAAGCGATTGGGATTCTTTCCTGAAAGAAGAATAA
- a CDS encoding sugar ABC transporter permease encodes MKKRVDSFFVHLELILMSALVLIPIVWIVLSAFNPGNGLATTSLIPKTLTLDNFRHLFQQTNYKRWFLNSLTIAVLNTVFSVALILITAWIMSRFKFKGKKTSLMTILLLSMFPTFLSMTALYTLFLNFGLLDKPVALVIIYVAGAIPYNVWLVKGYLDGLPKEVDEAAYIDGCSYFGTFRKIVLPLSTPIITYCAVSQFMMPWMDYILPNMLLSSDTSKTLAVGLYGLITGRENTNFTMFAAGAVIIAVPITILFIVFQKYLVQGITAGANKG; translated from the coding sequence ATGAAAAAAAGAGTAGATTCCTTTTTTGTGCATCTGGAACTAATACTTATGTCGGCGCTGGTGCTGATACCGATTGTCTGGATTGTGCTTTCCGCATTTAATCCGGGCAACGGTCTTGCAACCACCTCGCTGATTCCAAAAACACTGACGCTTGATAATTTCCGCCATTTGTTTCAGCAAACGAATTATAAGCGGTGGTTTTTAAATTCCCTGACAATCGCAGTGCTGAATACAGTTTTCAGTGTGGCACTGATTCTGATTACAGCATGGATTATGTCCCGGTTTAAATTCAAGGGCAAAAAGACCAGCCTGATGACGATTCTACTGTTGTCCATGTTTCCGACTTTTTTGTCCATGACAGCGCTGTATACGCTGTTCCTGAACTTCGGCCTGCTGGATAAACCTGTTGCATTGGTAATCATCTATGTGGCTGGTGCCATTCCTTATAATGTCTGGCTGGTGAAGGGCTACTTGGACGGCTTGCCGAAAGAAGTGGACGAAGCAGCCTACATTGACGGATGTTCGTATTTTGGAACATTTCGTAAAATTGTACTGCCGCTTTCTACGCCTATCATTACATATTGCGCGGTTTCCCAGTTTATGATGCCGTGGATGGACTATATTTTGCCGAATATGCTGCTTTCCAGCGATACCAGCAAAACACTGGCTGTTGGCCTGTATGGTCTGATTACCGGTCGTGAAAACACAAACTTCACCATGTTTGCCGCCGGTGCTGTAATTATTGCCGTGCCGATTACGATTCTGTTCATTGTTTTCCAGAAATATCTGGTACAGGGTATTACGGCAGGTGCAAACAAAGGCTGA
- a CDS encoding carbohydrate ABC transporter permease: protein MKKKVSSVILSCIFWGSGQFFIAKKKVRGILFFAVQILLVAIELLSGYWLNWFTGEIQNFDIGIYGGYFTKGLWGLFTLGTVPGVGGDHSTMLLINGILALMGLLVFVGIFIWNIRDAYRLGRQLDETGKIETVSGRIQRRKAFPYLVLLPIGIIIALVVFMPIVFSVLTAFTNYDANHMPPAQLVSWVGLKNFAKLFNVPIWSQTFFSVLGWTVVWAVCATFSTYFLGLFQALILNSRHVKHRGIFQAIFILPWAIPGMISLLVFRNLLNGQFGPLNQFLMDIHLIHSRIPFLTDPTIAKISIILVNLWMGFPQFMVMLLGIMSNQDTNLYEAAEIDGANKMQVFAHIKLPLLTNATAPLIVMNLAGNFNAFGSIYFLTNGGPTNPSYQFAGDTDILISWIYKLTLDQRMYNMAAVMNILIFLFIAAVSIWNFRRTNAFKEM from the coding sequence ATGAAGAAAAAAGTCAGTTCTGTTATCCTTTCCTGCATTTTTTGGGGAAGCGGACAGTTTTTCATTGCAAAAAAGAAAGTTCGGGGAATTTTGTTCTTTGCGGTGCAGATATTGCTGGTGGCGATTGAGCTGCTTTCCGGCTATTGGCTCAACTGGTTTACCGGTGAAATTCAGAACTTTGACATAGGGATTTACGGCGGCTACTTCACCAAAGGGCTGTGGGGGTTGTTCACACTTGGCACAGTGCCGGGGGTTGGCGGCGACCATTCCACGATGCTGCTTATCAACGGAATTTTAGCGCTGATGGGACTGCTGGTGTTTGTGGGCATTTTCATCTGGAATATCCGGGACGCGTACCGGCTTGGACGGCAGCTGGATGAAACTGGGAAGATTGAAACGGTGTCAGGCCGTATCCAGCGGCGCAAGGCGTTTCCATATTTGGTGCTGCTGCCAATCGGTATCATTATTGCATTGGTCGTTTTTATGCCGATTGTGTTTTCTGTGCTGACAGCCTTTACGAACTATGATGCAAACCATATGCCACCGGCACAGCTGGTCAGCTGGGTGGGACTGAAAAACTTCGCCAAGCTTTTCAATGTGCCGATTTGGTCACAAACTTTCTTCAGTGTGCTGGGCTGGACAGTTGTCTGGGCAGTGTGCGCAACTTTTTCCACATACTTTCTCGGCTTGTTTCAGGCGCTTATTCTGAACAGCCGCCATGTCAAACACCGCGGTATTTTTCAGGCAATCTTTATCCTGCCATGGGCAATTCCGGGTATGATTTCACTTCTGGTATTCCGCAATCTGCTTAACGGGCAGTTTGGGCCACTGAATCAGTTCCTGATGGATATACACCTGATTCACAGCCGTATTCCGTTTCTGACTGACCCGACAATTGCGAAGATTTCTATAATTCTGGTAAACCTGTGGATGGGTTTCCCACAGTTTATGGTTATGCTGCTTGGCATTATGTCCAATCAGGATACCAATTTGTACGAAGCGGCAGAAATTGACGGTGCAAATAAGATGCAGGTGTTTGCACATATCAAGCTGCCGCTGCTGACCAACGCGACCGCACCGCTGATTGTTATGAACCTTGCGGGTAATTTCAATGCTTTTGGTTCCATCTACTTCCTGACAAACGGCGGACCGACCAATCCTTCCTACCAGTTCGCGGGCGATACGGATATTCTTATTTCATGGATTTACAAGCTAACACTGGACCAGCGGATGTACAATATGGCAGCGGTCATGAACATTCTGATTTTCCTCTTTATTGCTGCTGTGTCCATCTGGAACTTCCGCCGTACCAATGCATTTAAGGAGATGTGA